The Rhododendron vialii isolate Sample 1 chromosome 6a, ASM3025357v1 genome includes a window with the following:
- the LOC131329854 gene encoding uncharacterized protein LOC131329854, producing the protein MPRDLTKEDTKDLKSKPYSSGFDFDLLVDIGMKSRKLYKEEAKKLMISQSESESEEEEDQDEEPSNEDHTPIFSSPLDISEKQNKKSLINNAYVEEGREKFPISPRGEEDFCCPTPEAAAKRQRMLMRENCIYIPGLSTSLDISKDERLMTEKSLKKPAEIGDNPTRGFVDERKWFESSNKGIIIEEEDAFRVMKKTKTSNNKGFKKWVINGDILDDYKPDLPEYIMDKIRIENGSDVKLVIQKQLTVTDLESGQNRISLPFNALNRTDFLTIREQEYLMGRRPDAEEKKSENAEQKRKKKGRRPDRNKNINGIHVVFIEPNGDRNLDLVFKRWDMPKNGGRNVSSMYLFNGKWKDVYKKHDLDPCMIVQVWSFRYNGGELGFAMVIVGRVANGNANRNRNRNRNNRNGNGHGSSESGSGSGNGNGSGMGGSLEW; encoded by the coding sequence ATGCCGAGGGATTTAACGAAGGAAGATACAAAGGATCTCAAGAGCAAACCTTACAGTTCTGGTTTCGACTTTGACCTGTTGGTAGATATAGGAATGAAGTCGAGGAAACTATataaagaagaagcaaaaaaattaatgataTCTCAAAGCGAAAGTGAAagcgaagaagaagaggatcaAGACGAAGAGCCCTCAAATGAGGATCATACTCCTATTTTCTCATCCCCTCTTGACATATCCGAGAAACAGAACAAAAAGTCTCTAATCAACAATGCATACGTGGAGGAGGGAAGAGAAAAGTTTCCGATATCGCCAAGAGGAGAAGAGGACTTCTGTTGCCCAACACCTGAGGCTGCCGCCAAGAGACAGAGGAtgttgatgagagagaattgCATCTACATACCCGGCTTGTCAACGTCCCTCGACATATCGAAGGATGAGAGACTGATGACGGAGAAGAGTCTCAAGAAACCGGCAGAAATAGGTGATAATCCCACAAGGGGTTTTGTTGATGAGCGAAAGTGGTTTGAAAGTAGTAATAAGGGAATtattattgaagaagaagatgcttTTAGGGTTATGAAAAAGACGAAGACTAGCAACAATAAGGGATTTAAGAAATGGGTCATTAATGGTGATATTTTAGATGATTACAAGCCGGACTTGCCTGAGTATATCATGGACAAGATTCGGATTGAAAACGGGTCGGACGTGAAGCTTGTGATCCAGAAGCAGTTGACGGTGACGGACTTGGAGTCCGGTCAGAACCGGATATCGTTGCCGTTTAACGCATTGAATAGAACGGATTTCCTGACCATAAGGGAACAAGAGTACCTCATGGGGAGGAGACCGGAtgctgaggaaaaaaaatctgaaaatgctgagcaaaaaaggaaaaaaaaagggaggagaCCGGACAGGAACAAAAACATAAACGGGATTCATGTGGTGTTCATCGAGCCGAACGGGGACCGGAATCTGGACCTGGTGTTCAAGCGTTGGGACATGCCGAAGAACGGCGGGCGGAATGTGAGCTCGATGTATTTGTTCAACGGGAAGTGGAAAGATGTTTACAAGAAGCACGATTTGGATCCATGTATGATTGTGCAGGTGTGGTCGTTTCGTTATAACGGCGGGGAGTTGGGGTTTGCTATGGTAATTGTCGGAAGGGTTGCGAACGGGAACGCCAACAGGAACAGGAACAGGAACAGGAACAACAGGAATGGCAATGGGCATGGTTCCAGTGAGAGTGGGAGTGGCAGTGGCAATGGCAATGGCAGTGGAATGGGTGGGAGTTTAGAGTGGTGA
- the LOC131330333 gene encoding probable galacturonosyltransferase 10 has translation MHFGFDSFYILIPVGPPMRRRPVDFRRPARRRFSKVFWFTLCGVLFLIGFALFGRERGSTSTSAMVKRYYRRNKFMEGINITEEMLSPHSIPRQLNDQIALAKALIVIAKESNNLQFAWELSGQMRHSQLLLSNAATREIPLTGTESEIAIRDMAFLLYQADQLHYDSATLIMRLKSRIESLQELVHSVSEKSTKYGQIAAEEVPKSLYCLGITLTIEWFRNTDFQKKLNGGNQIADKLKDNSLYHFCVFSDNILATSVVVNSTASNSINPNLVVFHIVTDNINYAPMNAWFSTNTFRGLTIEVQNFEAFSWLNASYVPVLKQLQDSDTQNYYFSGNNDDSQTPIKYRNPKYLSMLNHLRFYIPEVFNSLDKVVFLDDDVVVQKDLSPLFSIDLNGNVNGAVETCMETFHRYHKYLNYSHPIIRAHFDPDACGWAFGMNIFDLVEWRKRNVTGIYHYWQEKNIDRTLWKLGTLPPGLLTFYGLTEPLDPHWHILGLGYTTVDRQLLQNGAVLHFNGNSKPWLKIGMGKYKLLWDKYVDYSQPILQQCNVH, from the exons AtgcattttggttttgattcgTTTTATATCTTGATCCCGGTGGGACCCCCGATGAGGCGAAGACCCGTTGATTTCCGAAGGCCGGCGAGAAGGAGATTTTCCAAGGTGTTCTGGTTCACGTTATGTGGTGTTCTGTTTTTGATTGGCTTTGCTCTTTTCGGTCGTGAAAGAGGATCAACGTCTACGTCAGCAATGGTTAAG AGGTATTACAGGCGCAACAAATTTATGGAAGGCATTAATATCACTGAAGAAATGTTGAGCCCACACTCTATACCCCGGCAGCTAAATGACCAAATTGCTCTTGCAAAAGCTCTTATTGTGATTGCAAAAGAAAGTAACAACCTTCAGTTTGCATGGGAGCTAAGTGGCCAAATGCGCCACTCACAACTACTCCTTTCAAATGCAGCGACTAGGGAAATACCATTGACAGGCACAGAATCGGAGATAGCAATTCGTGACATGGCTTTTCTGTTGTATCAAGCTGACCAACTCCATTATGATAGTGCAACCTTGATCATGAGACTGAAATCCAGGATCGAGTCGCTTCAAGAACTAGTTCATTCTGTAAGTGAGAAGAGCACGAAGTATGGGCAAATAGCTGCTGAGGAAGTCCCAAAAAGCCTTTATTGCCTTGGTATAACATTGACTATTGAATGGTTTAGAAACACAGATTTCCAAAAGAAACTCAATGGTGGAAATCAGATTGCTGACAAGCTGAAAGACAACAGTCTCTATCACTTTTGTGTCTTTTCTGACAACATCCTTGCAACTTCAGTAGTTGTCAACTCAACTGCTTCTAATTCCATCAATCCTAATCTGGTTGTGTTCCATATAGTCACTGACAACATTAATTATGCCCCAATGAACGCCTGGTTTTCCACGAATACTTTTCGTGGATTGACAATTgaagttcaaaattttgaggCCTTCAGCTGGCTCAATGCTTCTTATGTTCCTGTCCTAAAGCAGCTCCAAGACTCAGACACTCAGAACTATTACTTTTCTGGGAATAATGACGATAGTCAGACCCCAATCAAGTATCGTAATCCTAAGTACCTCTCAATGCTTAACCACCTCAGGTTCTACATTCCTGAAGTTTTCAATTCACTGGACAAAGTAGTGTTTCTTGATGATGATGTTGTGGTTCAGAAAGATCTGTCGCCGCTTTTCTCGATTGATCTGAATGGAAATGTAAATGGAGCAGTGGAAACTTGTATGGAGACATTCCACCGATACCATAAGTACTTGAATTACTCTCACCCAATTATACGTGCACATTTTGATCCAGATGCATGTGGTTGGGCATTTGGAATGAATATCTTTGATTTGGTTGAGTGGAGGAAAAGGAATGTAACTGGAATCTACCACTACTGGCAGGAGAAGAATATTGACCGGACCTTGTGGAAGCTGGGAACTTTGCCACCTGGACTTTTAACTTTCTATGGGTTGACAGAACCTTTGGATCCTCACTGGCATATTTTGGGATTAGGTTACACGACTGTCGACCGGCAATTACTACAGAATGGTGCTGTACTgcatttcaatggaaactcaaaACCGTGGTTGAAGATTGGGATGGGGAAATACAAACTGCTATGGGATAAATATGTTGATTATTCTCAGCCTATATTGCAACAATGCAATGTTCATTGA
- the LOC131329353 gene encoding cyclic nucleotide-gated ion channel 4, giving the protein MASEQEISHGNYHDSDDEEEEEEEEEEEVEEENSEEMKTPRGGRSRGWSVGRVLDPRTTWVQEWNRVFLLVCATGLFLDPLFFYALSVSDTCMCLFVDGWFAVTVTVLRCMTDALHVWNMCLQLKMNKLSYAPVGGTGESTRLQTKSARAVALGYLKARKGFFLDLFVILPLPQVVLWVAIPALLERGSTTAVMTVLLIMFLFQYLPKIYHSVCLLRRMQNLSGYIFGTVWWGIALNMIAYFVASHAVGACWYLLGIQRAAKCLQKHCRGTKGCGLRMLACEDPIYYGTTSLVRDRTRLLWGDNKQVRSACLENDDNFDFGAYKWTVQLVTNESRLEKILFPIFWGLMTLSTFGNLESTTDCLEVVFIIIVLTTGLLLVTMLIGNIKVFLHATTSKKQAMKLKMRNIEWWMRRRHLPPAFKQRVRNYERQRWAAMRGVDECEMIRNLPEGLRRDIKYHLCLDLVRQVPLFQHMDNLVLENICDRVKSLIFTKGETITREGDPVQRMLFIVRGHLQSSQVLRDGVESCCMLGPGNFSGDELLSWCLRRPFVERLPPSSSSLVTVGTTEAFGLESEDVKYVTQHFRYTFVNEKVKRSARYYSPGWRTWAAVAIQLAWRRYRHRLTLTSLSFIRPRRPLSRCSSLGEDRLRLYTALLTSPKPNQDDFDF; this is encoded by the exons atggcaaGTGAGCAAGAGATTTCACATGGTAATTACCACGACAGCGACgatgaagaagaggaggaggaggaggaggaggaagaggtggaggaagaaaattcGGAGGAGATGAAAACTCCACGAGGGGGAAGGAGTAGGGGATGGTCAGTGGGCCGGGTTTTGGACCCGAGGACGACGTGGGTTCAAGAATGGAACCGGGTATTCCTCCTGGTGTGCGCCACGGGCCTGTTCTTGGACCCGCTCTTCTTCTACGCGCTGTCCGTGAGCGACACGTGCATGTGCCTGTTCGTGGACGGGTGGTTCGCGGTCACCGTCACGGTGCTCCGGTGCATGACGGACGCCCTGCACGTGTGGAACATGTGTCTCCAGCTCAAGATGAACAAGCTGTCTTATGCACCCGTGGGTGGCACCGGCGAAAGCACCCGGTTGCAAACCAAGAGTGCTCGAGCAGTTGCTCTTGGCTACTTGAAGGCCAGAAAGGGTTTCTTTTTGGATCTCTTTGTTATCCTACCTCTTCCACAG GTAGTACTATGGGTAGCCATTCCAGCTCTGCTGGAGAGGGGATCAACAACTGCAGTGATGACGGTGTTGTTGATAATGTTTCTCTTCCAGTATCTCCCCAAGATTTACCACTCCGTGTGCCTCCTCCGCCGCATGCAAAACCTCTCCGGTTACATCTTCGGGACTGTTTGGTGGGGGATCGCCCTCAACATGATTGCTTACTTTGTTGCATCCCAT GCAGTGGGAGCATGTTGGTACTTACTGGGAATCCAGAGGGCAGCAAAATGCCTACAAAAGCATTGCAGAGGAACAAAGGGGTGTGGGCTGAGAATGTTGGCTTGTGAAGATCCCATTTACTATGGAACCACAAGCTTGGTAAGAGACAGAACCAGACTGCTTTGGGGGGATAACAAGCAAGTAAGATCTGCCTGCCTGGAGAATGACGATAACTTTGATTTTGGAGCTTATAAATGGACAGTTCAACTTGTCACCAACGAAAGCCGATTGGAGAAGATCCTCTTTCCCATCTTCTGGGGCCTCATGACTCTCAG TACCTTTGGGAATTTGGAGAGCACGACGGATTGCCTAGAGGTGGTCTTTATTATTATAGTTCTAACGACTGGACTCCTTTTGGTCACGATGTTGATCGGAAATATCAAG GTGTTTCTGCATGCAACTACGTCAAAGAAACAAGcgatgaaattgaagatgaggAACATAGAGTGGTGGATGAGGAGGAGACACTTGCCACCGGCGTTCAAGCAGAGGGTGCGGAATTATGAGAGGCAGCGGTGGGCTGCGATGCGCGGAGTGGACGAATGTGAGATGATCAGAAACCTCCCTGAAGGGCTGAGGAGAGATATCAAATACCATCTCTGCTTAGACTTGGTTAGACAG GTACCTTTATTCCAACATATGGATAATCTAGTCCTAGAGAATATCTGCGACCGCGTGAAGTCCCTCATATTCACAAAGGGAGAAACT ATAACAAGAGAGGGAGACCCAGTTCAGAGAATGCTGTTTATAGTGAGGGGTCATCTTCAAAGCAGCCAAGTACTAAGAGACGGCGTCGAGAGTTGCTGCATGCTAGGCCCGGGAAACTTCAGCGGAGATGAACTTCTCTCGTGGTGCCTCAGGAGACCTTTCGTCGAACGGCTACCGCCTTCTTCATCCTCTCTGGTCACTGTGGGGACCACGGAGGCATTCGGACTAGAATCCGAGGATGTGAAATATGTCACTCAACATTTTAG GTACACATTTGTGAATGAGAAAGTGAAGAGGAGCGCAAGATACTACTCCCCAGGATGGAGAACATGGGCTGCGGTGGCGATCCAGTTGGCTTGGAGGAGGTACAGGCACCGATTAACGCTCACATCGTTGTCGTTCATTAGGCCCAGAAGGCCCTTGTCGCGGTGTTCTTCCCTTGGGGAAGATAGGCTCAGGCTTTATACTGCGTTATTGACTTCACCCAAACCTAATCAAGATGATTTTGATTTCTGA
- the LOC131328728 gene encoding uncharacterized protein LOC131328728 — protein MENDEKSLFKKPAGKGEQILAEENLVSPRNHKECLDEREGLKAMGEKSDLLIRAGSSRGLDISKGERVMREKTTLNNPISSSTIGKKKVLPRNTTEEDVKDYISKSHRLAHIGKKARKLYKKEEEEEEPANEDHTSIFPSPLDASDAEIKSSIKKPDLILDDMKGLGFGPHLSPVFELFLVSLRAKGTGRQRRVLISKGRG, from the exons ATGGAGAATGATGAGAAGTCTCTGTTCAAGAAACCTGCTGGTAAAGGTGAACAAATATTGGCGGAAGAAAATTTGGTATCTCCAAGAAATCACAAGGAGTGcttggatgagagagaggggttgaaAGCGATGGGAGAGAAGTCTGATCTCCTGATCAGGGCCGGTTCATCTCGTGGTCTTGATATCTCCAAAGGTGAAAGGGTGATGAGGGAGAAGACCACTCTCAATAATCCCATCAG TAGTAGTACTATTGGGAAGAAGAAGGTTTTGCCGAGGAACACAACAGAGGAAGATGTGAAGGATTACATTTCTAAATCCCACCGGTTGGCACACATAGGAAAGAAGGCAAGGAAActatacaaaaaagaagaagaagaagaagagcccGCAAACGAGGATCATACTTCTATTTTCCCATCCCCTCTTGATGCTTCCGATGCAGAGATTAAGTCTTCAATCAAGAAACCGGATTTGATACTCGATGATATGAAGGGTCTTGGGTTTGGTCCTCACCTTTCTCCTGTCTTCGAATTGTTTCTGGTTTCACTGAGAGCAAAGGGAACTGGTCGACAAAGAAGAGTCCTTATCTCCAAGGGAAGAGGGTGA